From the genome of Flavobacterium luteolum, one region includes:
- a CDS encoding YicC/YloC family endoribonuclease, giving the protein MIQSMTGFGKASLQLPTKKITVEVKSLNSKGLDLNVRMPSVYREMELGLRTLISTKLERGKIDFAIYVESTAEQTSTKVNVPVVKNYIAQLKEVNPDADETELMKMAVRMPDTLKTEREEIDENDWEQIQVIIDEALQNILNFRKDEGESLEKEFNLRIGNIRQFMNDTLALDPERVQAIKDRLQTAISELQVNVDENRFEQELIYYLEKLDITEEKVRLGNHLDYFIETLNGTEANGRKLGFITQEMGREINTMGSKSNHAQMQKLVVMMKDELEKIKEQVLNVL; this is encoded by the coding sequence ATGATACAATCTATGACAGGGTTTGGCAAAGCTTCTTTGCAATTGCCTACAAAGAAAATTACCGTTGAAGTAAAATCTCTAAATTCTAAAGGTTTAGATTTAAATGTAAGAATGCCATCAGTTTATCGCGAGATGGAACTTGGATTACGTACTCTTATTTCGACTAAACTGGAAAGAGGAAAAATTGATTTTGCTATCTATGTAGAAAGTACTGCAGAACAAACTTCAACTAAAGTAAACGTACCTGTTGTAAAAAATTATATCGCACAGTTAAAAGAGGTAAATCCAGATGCCGATGAAACTGAATTAATGAAAATGGCCGTTCGTATGCCTGATACATTAAAAACAGAACGCGAAGAAATTGACGAGAATGACTGGGAGCAGATTCAAGTTATCATTGATGAAGCGCTTCAGAATATTTTAAACTTCCGTAAAGACGAAGGAGAATCTCTTGAAAAAGAATTCAATTTAAGAATTGGAAACATTCGTCAATTCATGAACGATACATTGGCTCTTGATCCAGAACGTGTACAAGCCATTAAAGATCGTCTCCAGACTGCAATTTCAGAATTACAGGTTAATGTTGATGAAAACCGCTTTGAACAAGAATTAATCTATTATTTAGAGAAATTAGATATTACCGAAGAAAAAGTCCGTTTAGGCAATCACTTAGATTACTTTATAGAAACCCTAAATGGAACCGAAGCCAACGGAAGAAAACTTGGTTTTATCACTCAGGAAATGGGACGTGAAATCAATACAATGGGTTCCAAATCAAATCATGCTCAAATGCAGAAATTGGTCGTGATGATGAAGGATGAATTAGAGAAGATTAAAGAGCAGGTTTTAAACGTTTTATAA
- the nadD gene encoding nicotinate (nicotinamide) nucleotide adenylyltransferase yields MKIGLYFGTYNPIHVGHLIIANHMAEFADLDQIWMVVTPHNPLKKKSTLLDDQQRLQMVYLATEDYTKIKPSDIEFKLPQPSYTIITLAHLKEKYPTHEFSLIMGEDNLKTLHKWRNYEVILENHDIYVYPRISDEPENVELKSHPKIHVIDAPIVEISSTFIRNSIKEGKNIQPLLPPKVWEYIDHNNFYKK; encoded by the coding sequence ATGAAAATAGGTTTATATTTCGGAACTTACAATCCCATTCATGTTGGTCATTTGATCATTGCAAATCATATGGCAGAGTTTGCAGATTTAGATCAGATTTGGATGGTTGTTACACCTCATAATCCGTTAAAAAAGAAATCGACATTATTAGACGATCAGCAGCGTTTGCAAATGGTTTATCTAGCAACAGAAGATTACACAAAGATAAAACCATCAGATATCGAGTTTAAGTTACCTCAGCCGAGTTATACTATAATTACGCTTGCTCATCTTAAAGAAAAATATCCAACTCATGAGTTCTCTTTAATTATGGGTGAAGACAATCTAAAAACGCTTCATAAGTGGAGAAACTATGAAGTAATTCTTGAAAATCATGATATTTATGTGTATCCGCGTATTTCTGACGAACCCGAAAATGTCGAATTAAAATCGCATCCAAAAATTCATGTAATTGATGCGCCTATTGTTGAGATTTCTTCGACTTTTATTCGAAACAGCATTAAAGAAGGTAAAAACATTCAGCCTTTATTGCCGCCAAAGGTTTGGGAATATATTGATCATAATAATTTTTATAAAAAATAA
- a CDS encoding TonB-dependent receptor, with the protein MKNWLLTGLFFMIVSTVFSQGKVTGKITDGTGGLPGANVVIKGSTTGTSTDFDGNFSLTSTSSTGEIVISFLGYDNQTVKFTVANGSTANLGTITLVASNSNELSEVVVTSSIIDVAKDRKTPVAVSTIKAAEIQAKLGSQEFPEILKSTPSVYASKAGGGYGDSRIAIRGFDQKNIAVMINGVPINDMENSSVYWSNWAGISDVTSAMQVQRGLGASKLAISSVGGTINIVTKTSDMKEGGSVSSSFGNNNYLKAQASYNTGVMKNGLSASVLFSRTAGDGYVNGTQFEGYNYFIAFGYKASDKHNFQFTFTGAPQWHDQRSQSPLLSDFLKFGSNGDPNIKYNSDWGMRNGEEYNLKTNYYHKPVMSLNWDYDINSTTKLSTVGYASWGRGGGTTSAGGIKGSTPYNGNTLRNADGTINFDLIENWNSGQPTTLGTRTPVNGKYENVSSTGNATNLTNGLSQIASVNSHNWYGAVINLDKKFSENFTFDFGVEGRMYQGIHFQNLIDLLGADVYKNVADVNNNPGYFSTTYAPRPNGNPFVSTDYQDRINYWNDSKVNYYGAFTQLEYTTGNFTAFLQGAISQQAYQRIDHFKYTYDSPLAKTGFKTITGGDIKAGANYNINEHHNVFVNGGIYSKQPFFNAVYPNNSSIVNPNLTNEKIKAVEVGYGFRSGIFNANLNAYYTTWDDRFTTAIDQAPANPSGYYTFQGVNEIHKGLELDVNAKVLDKLKLNGMISIGDWKYSGNATSSRFDVANNPISGDQPLYLDGVKVGNNAQTTMAIGAAYEILTGLNVDANLNYSEKLFGNIDVSKFSVANNKGAMELPGFATTDAGVSYKWNISPKIGALNFRLNVNNVFDKIFINESFTNIFTSDYKTAPTPTTPGVTYAQAGEVYNGVATANRVYFGYGRTWNFSLRYDF; encoded by the coding sequence ATGAAAAATTGGTTACTGACTGGACTATTTTTTATGATAGTTTCGACCGTATTTTCTCAAGGAAAGGTTACTGGTAAAATTACCGACGGAACAGGCGGATTACCAGGAGCAAATGTAGTGATCAAAGGGTCTACTACAGGAACTTCAACAGACTTTGATGGTAATTTTTCCCTTACCTCAACATCAAGCACAGGAGAGATTGTAATCTCTTTTTTAGGTTATGACAACCAAACTGTAAAATTTACAGTAGCAAATGGCTCAACTGCAAACTTAGGAACTATCACTTTGGTAGCTTCAAATTCTAACGAATTAAGTGAAGTTGTAGTTACAAGCAGCATTATTGACGTTGCAAAGGACAGAAAAACTCCTGTTGCAGTTTCTACAATTAAAGCTGCTGAAATTCAAGCAAAATTAGGATCTCAGGAGTTTCCTGAAATCTTAAAAAGCACTCCATCTGTATATGCTTCAAAAGCAGGTGGTGGATATGGAGATTCAAGAATTGCGATTCGTGGATTTGACCAAAAAAATATTGCCGTTATGATCAACGGTGTGCCTATCAATGATATGGAAAACAGCTCTGTTTACTGGAGTAACTGGGCAGGTATCTCTGATGTAACTTCTGCAATGCAAGTTCAAAGAGGTCTTGGAGCTTCTAAACTGGCTATTTCTTCTGTTGGAGGAACAATCAATATCGTTACAAAAACATCTGACATGAAAGAAGGTGGATCTGTTTCTTCAAGCTTTGGTAACAACAATTACTTAAAAGCACAAGCTTCTTACAATACAGGAGTTATGAAAAACGGACTTTCTGCTTCTGTTTTATTCAGTAGAACAGCTGGAGACGGATACGTTAACGGTACTCAATTTGAAGGATACAACTATTTCATTGCTTTCGGTTACAAAGCTAGCGACAAGCATAACTTCCAATTTACATTTACAGGAGCACCTCAATGGCACGACCAAAGATCTCAATCTCCTCTTTTAAGTGATTTCTTAAAATTCGGAAGTAATGGTGATCCAAACATTAAATACAACTCTGATTGGGGTATGAGAAATGGTGAGGAATATAATTTAAAAACAAATTATTACCACAAACCTGTAATGTCTCTTAACTGGGATTACGATATCAACTCTACTACAAAATTATCTACAGTAGGTTATGCTTCATGGGGACGTGGAGGAGGAACTACTTCAGCTGGTGGTATTAAAGGTAGCACACCATACAATGGTAATACTTTAAGAAATGCTGACGGAACAATCAATTTTGATTTAATTGAAAACTGGAACTCTGGACAACCAACAACATTAGGAACAAGAACTCCGGTTAATGGTAAATATGAGAACGTTTCATCAACTGGTAATGCAACAAACCTAACTAATGGTTTATCTCAAATTGCTTCTGTAAACTCACACAACTGGTATGGTGCAGTAATCAATTTAGATAAAAAATTCTCTGAAAACTTTACATTTGATTTTGGAGTTGAGGGAAGAATGTACCAAGGTATCCACTTCCAAAACTTAATTGATTTACTTGGAGCTGATGTTTACAAAAACGTTGCTGACGTAAATAACAATCCTGGTTATTTCAGTACTACTTATGCTCCAAGACCAAATGGAAACCCATTTGTTAGTACAGACTATCAAGATAGAATTAACTACTGGAATGACAGTAAAGTTAATTACTATGGAGCTTTTACTCAATTAGAATATACTACTGGTAACTTTACTGCTTTCCTTCAAGGAGCTATTTCTCAACAAGCTTACCAAAGAATTGACCACTTTAAGTATACTTATGATAGCCCTCTTGCTAAAACAGGTTTCAAAACTATTACTGGTGGAGATATTAAAGCTGGAGCTAACTACAACATTAATGAGCACCATAATGTATTTGTAAACGGAGGTATATACTCAAAACAACCGTTTTTCAATGCAGTATACCCTAACAATTCTTCAATTGTTAATCCTAACCTTACAAACGAAAAAATCAAAGCGGTTGAAGTTGGTTACGGTTTCCGTTCTGGAATCTTTAATGCAAACTTAAATGCTTATTACACAACTTGGGATGATCGATTCACAACTGCTATTGATCAAGCACCAGCTAACCCAAGCGGATACTACACTTTCCAAGGTGTTAATGAAATACACAAAGGTTTAGAATTAGATGTTAATGCTAAGGTACTTGACAAATTAAAACTAAACGGTATGATCTCTATTGGTGATTGGAAATACAGCGGAAATGCTACTAGTAGCCGTTTTGATGTTGCTAACAACCCAATTAGTGGAGACCAACCTTTATACCTAGATGGAGTTAAAGTTGGAAACAATGCTCAAACTACAATGGCAATTGGAGCTGCTTACGAAATCTTAACTGGTCTTAATGTTGACGCAAACCTTAACTACTCTGAGAAATTATTTGGAAACATCGATGTGTCTAAATTTTCAGTTGCAAACAACAAAGGAGCAATGGAATTGCCTGGTTTCGCAACTACAGATGCTGGTGTATCATACAAATGGAACATCTCTCCTAAAATCGGTGCATTAAACTTCAGATTAAATGTAAACAACGTTTTTGATAAAATTTTCATCAACGAATCGTTTACAAACATCTTTACAAGTGATTACAAAACTGCTCCAACTCCTACAACGCCAGGTGTAACTTATGCACAAGCTGGAGAAGTTTACAACGGAGTTGCTACTGCAAACAGAGTTTACTTTGGTTACGGAAGAACTTGGAACTTTAGTTTACGTTACGATTTCTAA
- the gmk gene encoding guanylate kinase: MNKGKLIVFSAPSGSGKTTIVKHLLGQEDLNLEFSISAASRAPRGEEVHGKDYYFISLEEFKKHIKAEDFLEWEEVYRDNFYGTLKSEIERIWAMGKNVIFDIDVAGGLRIKHKFPEQTLAVFVKPPSVDELKRRLKQRSTESDDKINMRIAKASVELATAPQFDVIIKNYDLPVALEEAHQLVKDFISK; the protein is encoded by the coding sequence ATGAACAAAGGAAAATTAATTGTTTTTTCGGCACCCTCAGGCTCGGGAAAAACAACTATCGTAAAACATTTATTAGGTCAAGAAGATTTAAATCTTGAATTTTCGATTTCGGCAGCATCACGTGCACCACGTGGAGAAGAAGTACACGGAAAGGATTATTATTTCATTTCATTGGAAGAATTCAAAAAACACATTAAGGCAGAGGATTTCTTGGAATGGGAAGAAGTGTATCGAGATAACTTCTACGGTACTTTAAAATCTGAAATCGAAAGAATCTGGGCCATGGGAAAAAACGTGATTTTTGATATTGATGTCGCTGGAGGATTACGTATTAAACATAAATTTCCAGAACAAACTTTAGCCGTTTTCGTAAAACCACCAAGTGTTGACGAACTAAAGCGCAGATTGAAGCAGCGTTCTACAGAAAGCGATGACAAAATCAATATGCGTATCGCAAAAGCATCTGTTGAATTGGCAACTGCTCCCCAATTTGATGTAATTATCAAAAATTATGATTTACCTGTAGCTTTGGAAGAAGCTCATCAATTGGTTAAGGACTTCATAAGTAAATAA
- the pgi gene encoding glucose-6-phosphate isomerase, whose product MALNTTNPTGTEAWKNLQNHYNAIHETTIQELFQQDSARVEKFNLQWNDFLVDYSKNNISQETVSLLLELANSIGLKDAIAQYFGGELINQTENRAVLHTALRAPESAVIKVDGENVIPEVYEVKNKIKKFTEEVISGQRKGYTGKAFTDVVNIGIGGSDLGPVMAVEALQFYKNHLNTHFVSNVDGDHVNEVIKKLNPETTLFVIVSKTFTTQETLSNSETIKEWFLKSASQEDIAKHFVAVSTNIKNVTEFGINPDNVFPMWDWVGGRFSLWSAVGLSIALAVGFDNYNDLLNGAYEMDEHFKSAEFDENIPVILALLSVWYNNFYGAESEALIPYTQYLHKLAPYLQQAFMESNGKSVGRDGKPVNYQTGTIIWGEPGTNSQHAFFQLIHQGTKRIPTDFVGFVKPLYGNEDHHDKLMSNFFAQTEALMNGKTEAQVQAEFDKQGLSADKASYLRPFKVFTGNKPTNTILIQKLTPKSLGSLIALYEHKIFVQGVIWNIFSFDQWGVELGKQLANSILDEINSKTVKNHDSSTSFLLNHFLKNK is encoded by the coding sequence ATGGCTTTAAACACAACAAACCCAACTGGGACTGAAGCGTGGAAAAATCTACAAAACCACTATAACGCAATTCACGAAACCACAATACAAGAATTGTTTCAACAAGATAGTGCGCGCGTTGAAAAATTCAATTTGCAATGGAATGACTTTTTAGTAGATTATTCAAAAAATAATATCAGTCAAGAAACAGTTTCTCTTTTATTAGAATTAGCAAACTCAATCGGATTGAAAGATGCAATTGCACAATATTTTGGAGGAGAATTAATCAATCAGACTGAAAATCGCGCGGTTTTACACACAGCATTGCGTGCTCCAGAATCGGCAGTTATCAAAGTAGACGGAGAAAATGTAATTCCTGAAGTTTACGAAGTAAAAAATAAAATCAAAAAATTTACTGAAGAAGTTATTTCTGGACAAAGAAAAGGCTACACTGGAAAAGCTTTTACAGATGTTGTAAATATTGGTATTGGAGGCTCTGACCTTGGTCCTGTTATGGCTGTTGAAGCTTTACAATTTTACAAAAATCACCTAAACACACATTTCGTTTCAAATGTTGACGGTGACCACGTAAATGAAGTTATCAAAAAACTAAATCCTGAAACTACTTTATTTGTAATTGTTTCTAAAACTTTTACAACTCAAGAAACGCTTTCGAATTCAGAAACTATAAAAGAATGGTTTTTAAAATCGGCTTCTCAAGAAGACATTGCAAAACACTTCGTGGCGGTTTCTACAAACATTAAAAATGTAACAGAATTCGGAATTAATCCAGACAATGTTTTCCCAATGTGGGATTGGGTTGGAGGAAGATTTTCTCTTTGGAGTGCCGTTGGTTTAAGCATTGCTTTGGCTGTTGGATTTGATAATTATAATGATTTATTAAATGGTGCTTATGAAATGGATGAACATTTCAAATCGGCCGAATTTGATGAAAACATTCCGGTTATTTTAGCTTTGTTAAGTGTTTGGTACAATAATTTTTATGGTGCCGAAAGCGAAGCTTTGATTCCATACACACAATATCTACACAAACTTGCTCCTTATTTACAGCAAGCTTTTATGGAAAGCAACGGGAAAAGTGTTGGCCGTGACGGAAAACCTGTTAACTATCAAACTGGAACAATTATCTGGGGAGAGCCAGGAACCAACTCACAACATGCTTTCTTCCAATTAATTCACCAAGGAACAAAAAGAATTCCAACAGATTTTGTGGGATTCGTAAAACCACTTTACGGTAACGAAGATCACCACGATAAATTAATGTCAAACTTTTTTGCACAGACTGAAGCTTTAATGAATGGAAAAACAGAGGCACAAGTTCAGGCAGAGTTTGACAAACAAGGACTTTCTGCTGACAAAGCATCCTACTTAAGACCGTTTAAAGTTTTTACGGGAAACAAACCAACGAATACAATATTGATTCAAAAACTTACTCCAAAAAGCTTAGGATCTTTAATTGCATTATATGAACACAAGATTTTTGTTCAAGGTGTTATTTGGAACATTTTCAGTTTTGATCAATGGGGAGTTGAATTAGGCAAACAATTAGCAAATTCTATCTTAGATGAAATCAATTCTAAGACTGTTAAGAACCATGACAGTTCTACTTCATTTTTGTTAAATCATTTCTTAAAAAACAAATAG
- a CDS encoding peptidoglycan DD-metalloendopeptidase family protein: MKRAVVILIVLFSIFSCKKTEEKVEAKITKPATKKIEFGFNYADFNVVNDTISKGDSFGSILQSQNIGDKKVHDIVEQVKDSFNVRSIRYGKPFTLLRAKNKTNNLEVFIYQPDALSYYVIDLRDSIAKAYKKVKPVTLKRKIIGGVLKSSLSETLGNESVETALASRITKVFSWSIDFFKLKKGDRYGLIFTERFINGKTYDGVEELEAAFFEYKGKIVYAFPFERDTTSGKIEYYDDQGRTLKNFFLKTPIKFSRITSRFTMNRFHPVQHTWKAHKGTDYAAPTGTPISTTASGVVETTGYTAGNGNFVKVKHNGTYSTQYLHMSKILVRRGQRVTQGQTIGLVGSTGLASGPHVCYRFWKNGVQVDALRLNLPTGESLTGNDRTRFMTQIEPLKRELDSIGNL, translated from the coding sequence TTGAAAAGAGCAGTCGTAATTTTAATTGTCCTGTTTTCTATTTTTTCATGTAAAAAAACAGAAGAAAAAGTAGAAGCAAAAATTACTAAACCAGCAACCAAAAAAATAGAATTCGGTTTTAATTACGCAGACTTTAATGTTGTTAATGATACTATTTCAAAAGGAGATTCTTTTGGCTCCATTCTTCAAAGCCAAAATATTGGAGACAAAAAAGTCCATGATATTGTTGAGCAAGTAAAAGATTCTTTTAACGTAAGAAGCATTCGTTACGGCAAACCTTTCACTTTACTTCGCGCCAAAAACAAAACCAATAATTTAGAGGTTTTTATTTATCAGCCAGATGCTTTAAGCTATTATGTTATCGATTTAAGAGACAGTATTGCTAAAGCTTATAAAAAAGTAAAACCTGTTACTTTAAAAAGAAAAATTATTGGCGGAGTTCTAAAAAGTTCATTGTCTGAAACTCTAGGAAACGAAAGTGTAGAAACAGCTTTAGCAAGCAGAATTACAAAAGTTTTTTCTTGGTCAATTGACTTCTTCAAACTAAAAAAAGGAGATCGTTACGGATTAATTTTCACAGAGCGATTCATCAACGGAAAAACGTATGATGGCGTTGAAGAACTAGAAGCAGCATTTTTTGAATATAAAGGCAAAATTGTTTACGCCTTTCCATTTGAAAGAGATACCACTTCTGGAAAAATTGAATATTATGACGATCAGGGAAGAACACTTAAAAATTTCTTCCTAAAAACGCCAATTAAATTCAGCCGAATCACTTCGAGATTTACTATGAATAGATTTCATCCGGTACAGCACACTTGGAAAGCCCACAAGGGAACCGATTATGCAGCGCCAACCGGAACACCAATTTCTACCACAGCATCTGGAGTTGTAGAAACAACTGGATATACGGCAGGAAACGGAAATTTTGTCAAAGTAAAACATAACGGAACCTACTCTACTCAGTATTTACACATGTCTAAAATCTTAGTTCGTCGTGGACAGCGTGTTACTCAAGGTCAGACAATTGGTTTGGTAGGAAGCACAGGTTTGGCTTCTGGCCCGCACGTTTGTTATCGTTTTTGGAAAAACGGTGTTCAAGTTGATGCGCTTCGATTAAATCTTCCAACTGGAGAATCTTTAACAGGAAACGACAGAACTCGTTTTATGACACAGATTGAACCTTTGAAAAGAGAATTGGACAGCATTGGGAATCTGTAA
- a CDS encoding DinB family protein, producing MSSVFDVQKTIREILLKLLDSHSLEQLNKIPDGFNNNIIWNIGHCISSQQVLVYKLSGLPTMVSEDFVNKYKKGTKPEGDVSQAEVDEIRTLLSTTLEKTKNDFESGLFVNYHEYTTSIGFTLRHIQGALDFNNYHEGLHTGAIMALKKFV from the coding sequence ATGAGTTCAGTTTTTGATGTACAAAAAACAATTAGGGAAATTCTTTTGAAACTCTTAGATAGTCATTCATTAGAGCAATTAAACAAAATTCCAGATGGTTTTAATAATAATATCATTTGGAATATAGGTCATTGTATTTCTTCGCAGCAGGTTTTGGTCTATAAATTATCGGGTCTTCCAACAATGGTTTCAGAAGATTTCGTTAACAAATATAAAAAAGGAACTAAACCAGAAGGGGATGTTTCTCAAGCCGAGGTTGATGAAATTAGAACATTGCTTTCAACAACATTAGAAAAAACAAAAAATGATTTTGAAAGCGGTTTATTTGTCAATTACCACGAATATACTACGAGTATCGGGTTCACGCTTCGTCATATTCAAGGAGCCTTAGATTTTAATAATTATCATGAAGGACTTCATACTGGTGCTATAATGGCATTGAAGAAATTTGTTTAA
- a CDS encoding septal ring lytic transglycosylase RlpA family protein yields the protein MRNKKNILFATIALTLISGFTYVISQTKPTTEPKIIQDTVKNIKPVIIPLPDSVFTDKGLKLRPYKKNAHASYYADRFNGKRTANGSRFNNNSYTAAHKKLPFGTRVKVTNEANGKFVIVKITDRGPFVKTREIDLSKRAFMDISKNKGAGAMKVTIETIIE from the coding sequence ATGAGAAATAAAAAAAATATTTTATTCGCCACAATCGCTTTAACGTTAATTAGCGGCTTTACCTATGTGATAAGCCAAACCAAACCTACAACAGAACCTAAAATTATTCAAGATACTGTTAAAAATATAAAACCAGTTATTATCCCATTGCCGGATTCTGTTTTTACAGACAAAGGTTTAAAACTAAGACCATACAAGAAAAACGCACATGCCTCCTACTATGCAGATCGTTTTAATGGAAAAAGAACCGCTAACGGAAGCAGATTTAACAACAACAGCTATACTGCAGCTCACAAAAAACTTCCTTTTGGAACTAGAGTAAAAGTAACTAATGAAGCCAATGGCAAATTTGTTATCGTAAAAATTACAGACCGTGGTCCTTTTGTAAAAACCCGAGAAATCGATTTGTCTAAAAGAGCTTTTATGGATATTAGCAAAAATAAAGGTGCCGGAGCAATGAAGGTCACCATTGAAACCATAATCGAATAA
- a CDS encoding arsenate reductase family protein produces the protein MNKIYYLASCDTCRKIIKSLPENNLVFQDIRQDPITEEQLEEMHKLAGSYEALFSRKAQLYKSMGLKDQSLTEADFKKYILEHYTFLSRPVFIIDGKIYIGNSQKNVAEVINALS, from the coding sequence ATGAACAAAATATATTACTTAGCTTCTTGCGATACCTGCAGAAAAATCATCAAAAGCTTACCTGAAAATAATTTAGTTTTTCAAGATATTAGACAAGATCCAATTACCGAAGAACAATTGGAAGAAATGCATAAACTTGCTGGAAGCTACGAAGCGTTATTTAGCAGAAAAGCTCAGCTATACAAATCCATGGGACTAAAAGATCAATCTTTGACTGAAGCCGATTTTAAAAAATACATATTGGAACATTATACTTTTTTAAGTCGTCCAGTTTTTATTATTGACGGAAAAATTTACATTGGCAACAGCCAAAAAAATGTAGCCGAAGTTATAAACGCACTATCGTAA